The region CGGCGGTGGAAGACGTAACTTCCCAAACCTCATGGTTTATCCTTCATTAGAACGATCTTCAAACTGCTGACGACGACGTTGCTGACGGCGACGCGGTTGCTGATTGGTGGGTGCAGGGCGCTCCTCCTGTCCTGGGATAATTTCACCCTTGAAAACCCACACTTTGATACCCAGCGTGCCGTAGATGGTGCTTGCCGTGCAGTAGGCATAGTCAATGTCAGCTCGGAGTGTGTGCAGCGGCACCCGCCCCTCACGAGTCCATTCAGGACGAGCAATTTCTGCGCCATTCAGCCGACCACTCACCTGAATTTTGATGCCCTCGATACCTGCTTTTTGTGCGCGCTGGATTGCTTGTCGAACAACTCGACGGAATGAAACCCGACGCTCCAGTTGTTGGGCAATGTATTCGCCAATCAGAGCAGCGTCAGCATCAACTCGAGCCACTTCAACAACGTTGATTCGAATCTGGCGATCGCCACCGCCCAACACCTTCTGCAAACCGCTTCGGAGCTCCTCAATCCCCTGACCACCACGCCCCACAACTACGCCAGGACGAGCTGTATGAACCTCTAAGTCAATCTGATCAGCCTTACGCTCAATCCGAATTTGAGAAATTCCAGGACTTTCTAAGCCCTTCAGTTTCAAAGGGTTCTTTTGGAAGAAATGGCGAATTTTGAAGTCTTCTTGTAGCAGTTCAGCATAACGATGCTCGTCAGCAAACCAACGAGAGCGATGCTCTTGCGTAATACCCAAGCGTAGACCAGTTGGATGAATCTTCTGTCCCACAGGATGCGTCCTCGTACAAGCTCAATACACGGTTAATAACGAACTACTCGTCTCCGGCACCCGGAGCAACGGCAATTGTGATATGACAAGTCGGTTTCCGAATCTGATAAGCACGCCCCTGAGCACGTGGGCGATAACGCTTCAACGTTGGGCCCTGATCAGCATAGGCAGTGCTAACAATCAGACTTGCTCGGTCATATCCCTCGTTATGCTCTGCATTTGCCGCTGCAGATCGGAGTACTTTCAAAATCGGCTCACAGGCACGATAGGGCATAAATTCCAAAATAATCAGAGCCTCTCGGTAGGAACGTCCCCGAATTTGGTCGAGCACGCGACGCACCTTATGAGGAGACATGCGGATATAGCGAGCGATCGCTTTAACTTCAGTTGCAGTATCAACAGCCATTTCTTTCTCCCTTAGCAGATAGCTAGCGGCAACATCTTATCGACGAGCCTTTTTGTCGCTACCCGCATGCCCCCGAAAGGTGCGGGTTGGTGCAAACTCACCAAGCTTGTGACCTACCATTTGCTCAGTAACATACACGGGCACATGAGTTTTCCCGTTATGAACGGCGATCGTATGACCGATCATCTGAGGCAAAATCGTGGATGCCCGAGACCACGTTTTAATCACCTGCTTATCCCCTTTCGCGTTCAGTGCTTCAACCTTACGCATCAGGTGGTCAGCAACAAATGGTCCTTTCTTAAGCGAACGAGACATTTTTCTTTACTCTCCTAATCACCTTACGAATCCCGACCGCCTCTGCCGCGCTTAGAAGACTTACGACGGCGACGCACAATCAACGCATCACTCAATTTACGTTTCTTCCGAGTCTTGCGTCCCAAGGCTGGCTTACCCCAAGGAGTAACAGGACCAGAACGACCAATTGGTGCCCGCCCCTCTCCACCGCCATGCGGGTGATCAACGGGATTCATCACGCTACCCCGCACCTCTGGACGACGACCAAGATGACGCTTGCGCCCTGCTTTCCCCAAACTCACATTACGAATATCGGCATTCCCGACCTGACCAATGGTGGCATAACACTCACGGCGAATCATGCGAACCTCACTAGAAGGCAACTTGAGAGTCACAAAATTGCCATCCTTTGCCGCTACCTGAGCACCCGTTCCAGCTGCCCGCACAATTTGCCCGCCCTTGCCAGGCGTAAGTTCCACGTTATGAACGACCGTACCCAACGGAATATTAGCCAGTGGTAAAGCATTCCCAATCTCAATCGGGGCATCAGAACCAGCAATCACAGTTGCACCAACTGCTAAACCAGCAGGGTGAAGAATATAGCGCTTTTCACCGTCCTGGTAGTATAACAACGCAATTCGAGCATTACGATTGGGATCATATTCAATAGCCGCAACTTTTGCTGGGATATTGCGCTTGTCTCGGCGGAAATCAACAAGGCGATATAAGCGTTTATGCCCACCACCACGATGACGACAAGTAATAACTCCTCGATTATTTCGCCCTTTTGCACGGTGACGAGACTTCGTCAACGACTTTTCAGGTTCACTTCGGGTGATCTCTGCGAAGTCTGAAATGCTTCTCTCACGGGTGCCAGGGGTGTAAGGCCGATATATACGAATGCCCATAACTTACTCTCTCAAATACCTTGCCAGATGGGGAGGCACTAGACCTCTGGAAATAGAGTGATGGAATCACCAGGCGCCAGGGTAACGATCGCACGCTTATAGAGAGCACGATGCCCCATAAACTTACCAACTCGCCGCTTTTTGCGGGGTGGATTTGAGGTGCTAACACCCGTCACCTTGACATCAAATAGTGTTTCAACTGCCGCCTTGATTTCTGGCTTGGTTGCTTTGGGAGAAACTTCAAACGTGTATTGATTTTTCTCCAGCAGCAATGTCGCCTTCTCTGTAATAATCGGGCGACGAACCAAGTCCATTAGGTCACGAGGGTTATACTCAGTCACCATACACCTCCTGAATTTTCTCGATGGCAGAGGTTGTTGCCACGATATAGTCTGCTGTCAACAAATCAAAGATATTTAAGTTAGTTGCGGAAATAAGACGCAATTTCTCAACGTTGCGAGCAGACAGGTAAATTGTTTCATCCCGCTCAGCCAAAATCAGCAAAACTTTGGATTCAGAAGGATCAGCTCCCCAACCTTTGAGAGCGTTTACTAGATCTTTCGTCTTTGGGCGAGGCAACTTGTCGGCAAAATCCTGGACAATAACCAGATCATCCGTGCGACTCTGAAATGCCGTTCTAAGAGCAAGACGGCGCTCTTTTCGATTCATCTTGAGAGAGTAATCTCTGGGTTTTGGACCGAAAATTACACCACCACCTCGCCACAGCGGGGAGCGATTGGAACCTGCCCGCGCACGCCCAGTTCCTTTTTGCCGCCAAGGTTTACGTCCACCTCCGCTTACTTCTGCACGAGTTTTAGTGGACACTGTACCCTGACGCGCATTCGCAAGCTGGCGCACCAATGCTCTGTGGACGATATGAGCCGCATTCTGTTCACTTGCAACCTTCAAGTCAAGTGACGTGCTACCGACTTCTTTTCCTTCCCAATCTTTAACTGCACAATCAACCATACTTGTTAACCTTGCTCTACTCTCACAGGTGATTGAGGCGGAGTACTTGAGGCAATCACCAGTCGTACCCTACCATCCAATCCTCACGAACGTCCGACAATCTTGGCAGGCAATACATTGACTAGTGCCCCCGGCTTCCCAGGAACTGCACCCTTAATCAGGAGCAAATTGCGTTCAGCATCCACTCGAACAATCGTGAGCTTGCGAATGGTCACACGAGTGTTTCCCAACTGCCCAGCCATACGCTTACCAGGGTAAACGCGTCCGGGAGTAGTACCTGCTCCAGTAGAACCTGGCAAACGATGATTTTTAGAACCGTGTGCCATCGGTCCTCGTTTAAAGTTATGGCGCTTTTGATAACCCGCAAATCCACGACCAATGCTAGTACCCACTACATCAACCGTTTGTCCAGCTGTAAACCGCTCGACTGTGATTTGCTGTCCTAGCTCAAATTCACCAGAGTTGTCCAGGCGATATTCGCGTAGGTGGCGAACAGGAGAGGAATTAGACTTCACTAGATGCCCCAGTTCAGGCTTGGTCAGAGCTTTCTGAGCCACTTCCCTAAAGCCAACTTGGATAGCAGCGTATCCATCTGTTTCTTTTGTTTTAACTTGCGTGACGGTGCAAGGACCTGCCTGAATGACAGTAACCGGGATGGCTTTCCCTGACTCGTCAAACACTTGGGTCATGCCAAGCTTTGTGCCGAGAATACCGACAGACACGGTGACTAAACTCCCTTTTCTTACACACTCATCGTTGGGAAACAGACGCAACTCAATGGTTGGTGGTCTATTTCCTGGCTACCTACTTGCTTAGACAAAGCCAAGCCTCGAAAACTGCCGCGATCGCGCACAGCAGCGTAAAAACCAATCTACTTCTCAGGTCTAAAGGCTTTCGCTAAGGATGCGAGTCTAACAGTTTAGTGCCACTGAAGGACTTGAGCAGTAAACCACTCAGTATCCTAATCGCAGGCTAGATAGAATCGAAGAACGACCCTGCCATCTTTTCCAAGAGGCAACCTGCAACGAGCATTTAGGCAACAGTTATCTAGTTTAAGAGAAACTCGACATTTTGTCTACCTTTTCTCGATTTTTTTTACAGCTTAGGCACTATCAACCAAAGTTCAGGTTGATAACGGTCCCTGCAAAGGTCAACCGAGATATGACAAACGGATCAGTCGAATTCAAATACTAGTCAAACTCATATAAGGATTAAATTTCTCCTCTACTAGAGGAAAATGCAGCTTGAGGAAAGAGTTTAACAACCTCGCGCAGACAAGCAATCGCTCCATCTACATCAATCCATCTACATCAAAGAGTAGCATCAGCATTTCTATGAAAGCGATAGCAAACGGCAATTATTTCTCACTTTGAGCTTCTCCTGAGAGTATGCGACACTATAACGGGAGAGAGACAGTTAATATAGACTGCCTGCTCAAGTCAACACAATCATTTGGATTGTAGGCGCAGAGGAAACTTATGGCATTGCTGACGACTGGCAAGAAACTCATTCGCGATTTAGAAACCCATGGAGCGTTAGGATTATACGTTCCATTAGAAGGTGGCTTCGAAGGGCGCTATCGGAGACGCATCCGGGCTGCAGGTTATGAATCGCTTTCGCTTTCTGCCCGCGGTTTAGGAGATGTAGCTGCTTATCTTACTGGAATTCATGGTGTGCGTCCGCCTCACCTTGGCAAGAAAAGCACCAATAACGGAGCGGCAGTAGGGTATCGGTATTTCATCCCGCCAATTGTTTCATATCGCCTAGAGCAACTGCCATTGAACTCCAAGGGTCTGCTGCTATGGATTATTGAGGGCAATATTCTCTCTAATCAGGAAATCGAGTATTTGTCTGCCCTGCCAAATGTGGAGCCTCGCTTGAAATTGGCTGTCGAAATGGGAGGAGAACGTTATTTCCGTTGGGAACCCTTAAAGCAAGCTCTTTTGTCTGCATAACAGGCAAATTCTTCAATGACATTCCCAATTGCTTTCTGCTGAGAGACGCTTCATACAGCGTCTCTTTGTTTTTAGAGGAAAAAAGCTAATTAATTTTGGTTGCAGTCTCCAAATTTTTTGGATTGCACATTAGCATGAAAGGGTGACTGAACAACACAATCCTTTGCAATCTCTAAGGGAAGGTCGCTGGTTCAAACTAATTTGTGGAGCTAGCTTTCAACACCTCCCTGCCATTCGGAATCTGACGTTGGCGTATACCTTAGCTGGGGCAGATTGTATTGATGTAGCGGCTGATCCAGCGGTGATTGTTGCGACTAAGGAAGCCCTGGATGCTGCAATTTATGTTGGCGAAACGCATCGCTTGAAGAGGCTTTTACCTATTTCCAGCCCGCTGTTGATGGTGAGTTTGAATGATAGCGAAGATCCTCACTTTCGCAAAGCAGAATTTAATGCAGTAGACTGTCCTCCTGATTGTGCACGTCCATGTGAGGCAATTTGTCCAGCAAATGCGATTGCACTTTCGGGGGTAATCGCTGATCGGTGTTACGGATGTGGACGCTGCTTACCTGTCTGTCCGGTTCAACAAATTTCAACGCGCTCTTACGTTGCAACTCCACATGCGATCGCACCGCTTATTTTAGACGCTGGAGTTGATGCCATTGAAATTCATACCCAACCAGGACGATTAGAAGATTTTCGGCGGCTCTGGGCAGCAATTAAACCATGGGTTGAGCGACTCAAACTACTAGCGATTAGCTGCCCTGATGGAAAAAATCTTATTCAATATTTGCAGGCATTGTACGACACGATTGCACCGTTACCCTGTCCGTTAATCTGGCAAACCGATGGCCGCCCTATGAGTGGAGACATTGGAACTGGCACGACAAAAGCAGCAATTAAGTTAGGGCAAAAGGTACTAGAAGCAAGGTTACCTGGCTATGTACAGTTGGCGGGTGGAACAAACCACTATACAGTACCAAAGCTGCGATCGCTGGGGCTGCTCAAATCGCATGAACTTTTTACCAAGGAAACCCATCAGTCTCCACCCTCTGCTAACTCCAAACCACTTTATATCGCAGGCGTTGCTTACGGTAGCTACGCTCGGGTCCTGTTGGCTCCTATCTTAGAACAACTCGAAACACCTTGTGCCAGGAAAGCCCCAATTTCAACACCGCCCTGCTCATTATCAACAGTTGTCGAACAACTCCCGCCTACCCAATTGCCCCAATCCGCAAAGCTAGAAGATGCTCCCGAACTACTTCAAGAAGCCGTAAACTTGGCCCTTTCTCTTGTTTCTCAACTTAAACCCTCTACGAATACGATGCAAATTCCACCACCCATTTATCTCTCTCAGTTAAGTCAGCATTCCAGTTAAGTCAGCATTCCGGTCTGTTCACATTGAAGACATTTGCGATTTGCGTTACTGTTCATGGTTAGTCAAAACGCTCCAAACCATTCCAATCAACCTCTTAACGCTTCTTCTCTAGAGCGTGAATCAATCTCATTGGGCAATACTGCCGAAATACCTGAAAATTCTTTTAGTAATGCATCCACAGTGGATAGTTCCGCCTCAATCGATATGCAAACGACGGACGATTTGAACAAACTGCTGCATATTCTGCCAGCACCGATTCAACATAAGCTTCGAGAACATCCGCAACGGGACACATTAGTTGAGGTTGTTATGGACTTGGGGCGTCGTCCAGAAGCTCGGTTTCCTGGTCGAGCAGAATATTTGGCTGAGACACCCGTAAGCCAACAGGATATTAACGAGTGTATTGCCCGTGTAGGCGATTTCGGTGGCGATAATCGGGCTGGCATTGAGCGGACTCTCCATCGGATTAGTGCCATTCGGAATCGGCGCGGAGAAATTATTGGATTAACCTGCCGGGTTGGTCGCGCTGTTTTTGGCACAATTGGTATGATTCGAGACCTGGTTGAAAGTGGCAAATCAATTTTGATGCTAGGTCGCCCTGGTGTTGGGAAAACAACTGCCCTTCGGGAAATCGCACGGGTTTTAGCCGATGAACTGGATAAGCGAGTTGTGATTATTGACACATCTAATGAAATCGCAGGGGATGGAGATGTACCACATCCAGCGATTGGGCGAGCACGCCGAATGCAGGTTGCCCGACCTGAACTGCAACATCAGGTGATGATTGAAGCGGTGGAAAATCACATGCCAGAGGTTATTGTGATTGATGAAATTGGCACAGAACTGGAAGCGCTTGCCGCCAGAACAATTGCTGAACGAGGTGTCCAACTCGTAGGAACAGCCCACGGGAATCGGTTGGAAAACCTGATTAAGAATCCAACCCTTTCTGATTTGGTAGGTGGCATTCAATCAGTAACCTTGGGCGATGAAGAGGCGCGGCGGCGCGGTAGCCAGAAGAGTGTTCTAGAGCGTAAAGCCCCACCAACTTTTGATATTGCTGTTGAAATGTTGGAACGGCAACGATGGGTGGTGCACGAACATGTGGCAGAAACGATTGATAGTTTGCTGCGGGGTCGGCAACCGAATCCCCAGGTGCGGACGATTAATGATGTGGGCAAAGTGGTAATTACTCATGAACTATCGAGCGATGAGTTCGTAGCGACGCAAGGGCGATCGCGCATCTCAAAAACCGATTTTGGGCAACGGGATGTGTTTTTGAGTGATCCGACACCGCTTTCTGGGCGATCAGATGGCGTTCGCAGCAAAGGTTGGCGATCCTCCGGGCAAATGCGTCCAGTTTTATCGGAGGAAACGATTAAGCAACTCCCTGAAGAACAAGAATTTGAAAACTTGCTCGATGCCTCCCTGCAAAGCTCATTTCTGCCTCCAGAACCAACCAGCGAATTTGCTCCCAGGCTGGTTTCTAGTGCTCAAGAACACGATAAAGACGCTCGCCGCTTAGGACCGAATGGCGAAGATCTCCTCTACTTATATCCTTACGGAGTTAGCCGCCATCAGTTAGAGCAAGTGGTGCGTACCCTAAATTTGCCTGTTCTTCTTACAAAAGATATTGACAATGCAGATGCAGTGCTAGCGTTGCGATCGCATGTCAAAAATCACTCTAAATTACGCCAGATTGCTAAATCGCGACAGATTCCGATTCACACCATCAAAGCCAGCAGCATTCCGCAGATCGCACGGGGACTTCGCCGAATGCTGGATATGGATGATCCAGGCAATCCTGAAGCAGTCAATCTTGATCTCTTTATTCAAGGAGACAACGACGATGAGATCGAAGCCCTTGAGGAAGCAAGGCTTGCTGTTGAACAAATTGTGATTCCAAGAGGGCAACCTGTAGAGCTACTTCCTCGTTCAGCTAATGTGCGAAAAATGCAGCACGAACTCGTAGAACACTATCATCTTAAGTCTCGTAGTTTTGGTGAAGAACCGAATCGCCGCTTAAGAATCTATCCAGCCTAGATAACTCATCCAAAGCGCGACGTTGAACTAAC is a window of Leptolyngbyaceae cyanobacterium JSC-12 DNA encoding:
- a CDS encoding SSU ribosomal protein S3P (IMG reference gene:2510097102~PFAM: KH domain; Ribosomal protein S3, C-terminal domain; Ribosomal protein S3, N-terminal domain~TIGRFAM: ribosomal protein S3, bacterial type), which translates into the protein MGQKIHPTGLRLGITQEHRSRWFADEHRYAELLQEDFKIRHFFQKNPLKLKGLESPGISQIRIERKADQIDLEVHTARPGVVVGRGGQGIEELRSGLQKVLGGGDRQIRINVVEVARVDADAALIGEYIAQQLERRVSFRRVVRQAIQRAQKAGIEGIKIQVSGRLNGAEIARPEWTREGRVPLHTLRADIDYAYCTASTIYGTLGIKVWVFKGEIIPGQEERPAPTNQQPRRRQQRRRQQFEDRSNEG
- a CDS encoding LSU ribosomal protein L22P (IMG reference gene:2510097103~PFAM: Ribosomal protein L22p/L17e~TIGRFAM: ribosomal protein L22, bacterial type), giving the protein MAVDTATEVKAIARYIRMSPHKVRRVLDQIRGRSYREALIILEFMPYRACEPILKVLRSAAANAEHNEGYDRASLIVSTAYADQGPTLKRYRPRAQGRAYQIRKPTCHITIAVAPGAGDE
- a CDS encoding ribosomal protein S19, bacterial/organelle (IMG reference gene:2510097104~PFAM: Ribosomal protein S19~TIGRFAM: ribosomal protein S19, bacterial/organelle), encoding MSRSLKKGPFVADHLMRKVEALNAKGDKQVIKTWSRASTILPQMIGHTIAVHNGKTHVPVYVTEQMVGHKLGEFAPTRTFRGHAGSDKKARR
- a CDS encoding ribosomal protein L2, bacterial/organellar (IMG reference gene:2510097105~PFAM: Ribosomal Proteins L2, RNA binding domain; Ribosomal Proteins L2, C-terminal domain~TIGRFAM: ribosomal protein L2, bacterial/organellar), with product MGIRIYRPYTPGTRERSISDFAEITRSEPEKSLTKSRHRAKGRNNRGVITCRHRGGGHKRLYRLVDFRRDKRNIPAKVAAIEYDPNRNARIALLYYQDGEKRYILHPAGLAVGATVIAGSDAPIEIGNALPLANIPLGTVVHNVELTPGKGGQIVRAAGTGAQVAAKDGNFVTLKLPSSEVRMIRRECYATIGQVGNADIRNVSLGKAGRKRHLGRRPEVRGSVMNPVDHPHGGGEGRAPIGRSGPVTPWGKPALGRKTRKKRKLSDALIVRRRRKSSKRGRGGRDS
- a CDS encoding ribosomal protein L23 (IMG reference gene:2510097106~PFAM: Ribosomal protein L23), with protein sequence MVTEYNPRDLMDLVRRPIITEKATLLLEKNQYTFEVSPKATKPEIKAAVETLFDVKVTGVSTSNPPRKKRRVGKFMGHRALYKRAIVTLAPGDSITLFPEV
- a CDS encoding 50S ribosomal protein L4, bacterial/organelle (IMG reference gene:2510097107~PFAM: Ribosomal protein L4/L1 family~TIGRFAM: 50S ribosomal protein L4, bacterial/organelle) produces the protein MVDCAVKDWEGKEVGSTSLDLKVASEQNAAHIVHRALVRQLANARQGTVSTKTRAEVSGGGRKPWRQKGTGRARAGSNRSPLWRGGGVIFGPKPRDYSLKMNRKERRLALRTAFQSRTDDLVIVQDFADKLPRPKTKDLVNALKGWGADPSESKVLLILAERDETIYLSARNVEKLRLISATNLNIFDLLTADYIVATTSAIEKIQEVYGD
- a CDS encoding 50S ribosomal protein L3, bacterial (IMG reference gene:2510097108~PFAM: Ribosomal protein L3~TIGRFAM: 50S ribosomal protein L3, bacterial) — translated: MSVGILGTKLGMTQVFDESGKAIPVTVIQAGPCTVTQVKTKETDGYAAIQVGFREVAQKALTKPELGHLVKSNSSPVRHLREYRLDNSGEFELGQQITVERFTAGQTVDVVGTSIGRGFAGYQKRHNFKRGPMAHGSKNHRLPGSTGAGTTPGRVYPGKRMAGQLGNTRVTIRKLTIVRVDAERNLLLIKGAVPGKPGALVNVLPAKIVGRS
- a CDS encoding NADH-quinone oxidoreductase subunit NdhN (IMG reference gene:2510097109~PFAM: NADH-quinone oxidoreductase cyanobacterial subunit N), which produces MALLTTGKKLIRDLETHGALGLYVPLEGGFEGRYRRRIRAAGYESLSLSARGLGDVAAYLTGIHGVRPPHLGKKSTNNGAAVGYRYFIPPIVSYRLEQLPLNSKGLLLWIIEGNILSNQEIEYLSALPNVEPRLKLAVEMGGERYFRWEPLKQALLSA
- a CDS encoding Fe-S-cluster-containing hydrogenase subunit (IMG reference gene:2510097110~PFAM: 4Fe-4S binding domain; Iron-Sulfur binding protein C terminal), with amino-acid sequence MTEQHNPLQSLREGRWFKLICGASFQHLPAIRNLTLAYTLAGADCIDVAADPAVIVATKEALDAAIYVGETHRLKRLLPISSPLLMVSLNDSEDPHFRKAEFNAVDCPPDCARPCEAICPANAIALSGVIADRCYGCGRCLPVCPVQQISTRSYVATPHAIAPLILDAGVDAIEIHTQPGRLEDFRRLWAAIKPWVERLKLLAISCPDGKNLIQYLQALYDTIAPLPCPLIWQTDGRPMSGDIGTGTTKAAIKLGQKVLEARLPGYVQLAGGTNHYTVPKLRSLGLLKSHELFTKETHQSPPSANSKPLYIAGVAYGSYARVLLAPILEQLETPCARKAPISTPPCSLSTVVEQLPPTQLPQSAKLEDAPELLQEAVNLALSLVSQLKPSTNTMQIPPPIYLSQLSQHSS
- a CDS encoding hypothetical protein (IMG reference gene:2510097111~PFAM: ATPase family associated with various cellular activities (AAA); R3H domain) is translated as MVSQNAPNHSNQPLNASSLERESISLGNTAEIPENSFSNASTVDSSASIDMQTTDDLNKLLHILPAPIQHKLREHPQRDTLVEVVMDLGRRPEARFPGRAEYLAETPVSQQDINECIARVGDFGGDNRAGIERTLHRISAIRNRRGEIIGLTCRVGRAVFGTIGMIRDLVESGKSILMLGRPGVGKTTALREIARVLADELDKRVVIIDTSNEIAGDGDVPHPAIGRARRMQVARPELQHQVMIEAVENHMPEVIVIDEIGTELEALAARTIAERGVQLVGTAHGNRLENLIKNPTLSDLVGGIQSVTLGDEEARRRGSQKSVLERKAPPTFDIAVEMLERQRWVVHEHVAETIDSLLRGRQPNPQVRTINDVGKVVITHELSSDEFVATQGRSRISKTDFGQRDVFLSDPTPLSGRSDGVRSKGWRSSGQMRPVLSEETIKQLPEEQEFENLLDASLQSSFLPPEPTSEFAPRLVSSAQEHDKDARRLGPNGEDLLYLYPYGVSRHQLEQVVRTLNLPVLLTKDIDNADAVLALRSHVKNHSKLRQIAKSRQIPIHTIKASSIPQIARGLRRMLDMDDPGNPEAVNLDLFIQGDNDDEIEALEEARLAVEQIVIPRGQPVELLPRSANVRKMQHELVEHYHLKSRSFGEEPNRRLRIYPA